Proteins found in one Sorghum bicolor cultivar BTx623 chromosome 1, Sorghum_bicolor_NCBIv3, whole genome shotgun sequence genomic segment:
- the LOC8063355 gene encoding scarecrow-like protein 4, with translation MAYMCADSGNLMAIAQQVIQQQQQQQQHQRHHLPPPPMPLPLPPRQAPPMPPSPAPPHGQIPAASLPYGGGAWPQADHFFPDAFVGTSAADAVFSDLAGAADFDSDVWMDSLIGDAPVFADSDLERLIFTTPPPPVPAPVATPAVAPVDAAAQPEAATPASLPQPAAVATPAACSSPSSLDASCSAPILQSLLACSRTAAADPGLAAAELVQVRAAASDDGDPAERVAFYFADALARRLACGGGAQPTMAVDARFASDELTLCYKTLNDACPYSKFAHLTANQAILEATGTATKIHIVDFGIVQGIQWAALLQALATRPGEKPSRVRISGVPSPYLGPKPATSLAATSARLRDFAKLLGVDFEFVPLLRPVHELDRSDFSVEPDETVAVNFMLQLYHLLGDSDEPVRRVLQLVKSLDPSVVTLGEYEVSLNRAGFVDRFANALLYYKPVFESLDVAMPRDSPERVRVERCMFGERIRRAIGPEEGEERTDRMAASREWQTLMEWCGFEPVKLSNYAMSQADLLLWNYDSKYKYSLVELPPAFLSLAWEKRPLLTVSAWR, from the coding sequence ATGGCGTACATGTGCGCCGACAGCGGCAACCTCATGGCCATCGCGCAGCAGGTgattcagcagcagcagcaacagcagcagcaccagAGGCAccacctgccgccgccgccgatgccGCTCCCGCTCCCGCCGCGCCAGGCGCCGCCGATGCCGCCGTCCCCGGCGCCCCCGCACGGCCAGATCCCGGCGGCATCCCTCccctacggcggcggcgcgtggcCCCAGGCGGACCATTTCTTCCCCGACGCCTTCGTCGGCACGTCCGCGGCCGACGCGGTGTTCTCGGACCTCGCCGGCGCCGCGGACTTCGACTCCGATGTGTGGATGGACAGCCTCATCGGGGACGCACCGGTCTTCGCGGACTCCGACCTCGAGCGCCTCATCTTCACCACCCCGCCGCCGCCCGTCCCTGCCCCTGTCGCCACCCCCGCCGTGGCCCCCGTCGACGCGGCGGCCCAGCCAGAGGCCGCCACTCCGGCGTCGCTTCCCCAGCCTGCCGCCGTCGCTACCCCGGCAGCGTGTTCCTCTCCGAGCTCCTTGGACGCCTCCTGCTCCGCGCCCATCCTCCAGTCCCTCCTCGCCTGCTCCCGTACAGCGGCCGCTGACCCAGGGCTCGCTGCCGCGGAGCTCGTCCAGGTGCGCGCTGCCGCCTCCGACGATGGGGACCCCGCAGAGCGCGTGGCGTTCTACTTCGCGGACGCGCTGGCGCGCCGCCTCGCGTGCGGCGGCGGGGCGCAACCCACGATGGCAGTAGACGCGCGTTTCGCCTCCGACGAGCTCACGCTCTGCTACAAGACACTCAATGACGCCTGCCCCTACTCCAAGTTTGCGCACCTGACCGCCAACCAGGCCATCCTGGAGGCTACGGGCACGGCGACCAAGATCCATATCGTTGACTTCGGGATCGTGCAGGGTATCCAATGGGCGGCGCTGCTGCAGGCGCTCGCCACTCGCCCGGGGGAGAAGCCGTCCCGGGTACGTATCTCCGGTGTACCCTCGCCGTACTTGGGGCCAAAGCCTGCGACGTCCCTCGCCGCAACCAGTGCCCGTCTCCGCGACTTCGCCAAGCTTCTTGGGGTGGACTTCGAGTTCGTCCCATTGCTGCGGCCAGTGCACGAGCTGGATCGGTCGGATTTCTCCGTTGAGCCTGACGAGACCGTAGCCGTCAATTTCATGCTCCAGTTGTACCACCTTCTTGGCGACTCCGATGAACCCGTGCGACGAGTCCTCCAGCTGGTTAAGTCACTCGATCCATCAGTGGTTACCCTTGGGGAGTATGAGGTCAGTCTGAACCGAGCTGGGTTCGTTGACCGGTTTGCCAATGCACTGTTGTATTACAAGCCAGTGTTCGAGTCACTGGATGTGGCGATGCCACGGGACTCACCGGAGAGGGTGAGGGTGGAGCGATGCATGTTTGGGGAGCGCATTCGAAGGGCCATTGGGCCAGAGGAAGGCGAAGAGAGGACTGATAGGATGGCGGCTAGTAGGGAGTGGCAGACATTGATGGAGTGGTGTGGATTTGAGCCTGTCAAGCTCAGCAACTATGCCATGAGTCAGGCTGATCTTTTGCTTTGGAATTACGATTCAAAGTACAAGTATTCACTTGTTGAGTTGCCACCAGCGTTCTTATCTCTGGCTTGGGAGAAGCGGCCGCTGCTCACCGTGTCTGCTTGGCGGTGA
- the LOC8063357 gene encoding cyclase-associated protein 1 — translation MEAALVERLEAAVARLEAAVASGASIASAAPRDLDAPDAQSDPAIVAYDEFVAEAVGRLTAAAEKIGGKVLDATKVLAEAFAVAKDLLVQAKQLQKPASMADAQGFVKPLSDVIAKATAMTEGRRPDYFNHLKSVADSLPALAWVAFLGKDCGMSFPTAHVEESWQMAEFYNNKVLVEYRNKDPDHVEWAKALKDLYMPGLRDYVKKHYPLGPVWGPAGGAVVSQPKAAAPTPKAPAVKAPPPPAPPAAPLFSTEKSPKSSKPKEGMSAVFQEISTKPVTAGLRKVTDDMKTKNRADRSGVVSSSVAAPAAAPEKTSRAGSFSFKSGPPKLELQMGRKWVVENQVGKKTLAIDDCDSRQSVYVYGCKDSVLQVNGKVNNITVDKCTKFGIVFKDVVAAFEVVNCNGVEVQCQGTAPTISIDNTSGCQLYLSKDSLGASITSAKSSEINVMVPSGGTDGDWVEHALPQQYIHSFKDGQFTTSPVSHSGA, via the exons ATGGAGGCGGCGCTAGTGGAGCGGCtggaggcggcggtggcgcggcTGGAGGCCGCCGTGGCCTCCGGCGCCTCGATCGCGTCGGCGGCGCCGCGCGACCTCGACGCTCCGGATGCCCAGTCGGATCCGGCCATCGTGGCCTACGACGAGTTCGTCGCGGAGGCCGTCGGGCGGCTCACGGCCGCGGCGGAGAAGATCGGCGGGAAGGTGCTGGACGCCACCAAGGTGCTCGCCGAGGCATTTGCCGTCGCCAAGGACCTGCTCGTACAGGCCAAGCAGCTCCAG AAACCAGCATCAATGGCTGATGCACAGGGCTTCGTTAAGCCCCTCAGTGATGTTATTGCAAAAGCAACTGCAATGACCGAAGGAAGGCGACCAGACTATTTCAACCATTTAAAGAGTGTTGCTGACAGTCTCCCAGCTTTGGCTTGGGTGGCATTCTTAGGAAAGGACTGTG GTATGAGTTTCCCAACAGCACATGTAGAGGAAAGCTGGCAGATGGCTGAGTTCTACAATAACAAG GTTCTTGTGGAGTACAGAAACAAAGATCCTGATCATGTTGAGTGGGCTAAAGCATTGAAGGATCTATACATGCCCGGTTTGCGGGATTATGTTAAAAAGCATTACCCTCTTGGTCCTGTCTGGGGTCCTGCTGGAGGTGCTGTTGTTTCCCAACCAAAGGCTGCTGCTCCAACACCTAAAGCTCCAGCGGTTAAGGCTCCCCCTCCACCAGCTCCTCCTGCCGCGCCTCTTTTTAGCACAGAGAAGTCTccgaaatcttcaaagcctaaagAAGGGATGTCTGCTGTCTTCCAAGAGATTAGTACAAAACCTGTGACTGCAG GGTTGCGAAAGGTTACCGATGATATGAAGACTAAAAACCGTGCTGATAGAAGCGGTGTTGTCAGCAGTAGtgttgctgctcctgctgcagcTCCTGAAAAGACTTCTCGTGCGGGGTCCTTCTCTTTCAAATCTGGACCCCCCAAACTGGAACTTCAGATGGGACGCAA ATGGGTGGTTGAGAATCAGGTTGGCAAGAAGACCCTTGCTATTGATGATTGTGATTCCAGACAATCTGTTTATGTGTATGGATGCAAGGATTCTGTCCTTCAAGTAAACG GCAAGGTTAACAATATCACTGTTGACAAATGCACTAAATTTGGAATCGTTTTCAAG GATGTTGTAGCAGCTTTTGAGGTTGTCAACTGCAATGGCGTTGAGGTCCAATGTCAG GGTACGGCACCGACAATATCAATTGACAACACATCTGGATGTCAATTATACTTAAGCAAAGATTCGTTGGGAGCTTCAATTACTTCTGCTAAATCTAGTGAAATCAATGTGATGGTTCCAAGTGGTGGCACTGACGGTGATTGG GTGGAGCATGCATTGCCTCAGCAGTACATCCATAGTTTCAAGGATGGGCAATTCACCACTTCACCAGTTTCACACTCGGGAGCGTAA
- the LOC8059981 gene encoding glucan endo-1,3-beta-glucosidase 7: MTERRELRLLLALLGVLHLVRLVPLAASQSFIGINYGEVADNLPPPSSTARLVQSTTITKVRLYGTDPAIVSAFAGTGISLLLGATNGDIANLASSPAAAASWVAANLPAKSPAVSTVSVGNEVLFADASLASQLVPAMQNLYDALPPNSSVKVSTVNAMDVLASSDPPSSGSFKPELATALDPLLAFLSKTGSPFLINPYPYFAYLSDPRPETLAFCLFQPNAGRPDAGSGLTYTNMFDAQVDAVRAALDAKGYKDVEIVVAETGWPHKGDTDEAGATAENARAFVSGLVSHLSSLAGTPRAPGKSVETYIFALYDEDLKPGKASERYFGLFQTSLTETYPTGLLRNGTAGLIPAPAPAPTTTSAPALKPTPGQQPQVTPGQQGSTAAAGPSGLCTPAGPGTATSKGTTTTTACAHPNAAESSRTSSMLPIIAGFWFIALQMFI; encoded by the exons ATGACGGAGAGAAGAGAGCTTCGGCTGCTGCTTGCGCTCTTGGGAGTCCTGCACCTCGTTCGTCTTGTACCTTTGGCAG CGTCGCAGTCCTTCATCGGCATCAACTACGGCGAAGTGGCCGACAACctcccgccgccgtcgtccacgGCGCGTCTCGTCCAGTCCACAACCATCACCAAGGTGCGCCTCTACGGGACGGACCCGGCCATCGTCTCCGCCTTTGCCGGCACGGGCATCTCGCTCCTGCTCGGCGCCACCAACGGCGACATCGCCAACCTTGCGtcctcgcccgccgccgccgcatcctGGGTCGCCGCGAACCTGCCGGCCAAGTCGCCGGCCGTCTCTACCGTCTCCGTCGGCAACGAGGTGCTCTTCGCCGACGCCTCGCTCGCCTCGCAGCTCGTCCCGGCCATGCAGAACCTGTACGACGCGCTGCCGCCCAACTCCAGCGTCAAGGTCTCCACCGTGAACGCCATGGACGTGCTCGCGAGCTCCGACCCGCCCTCCTCCGGCTCGTTCAAGCCGGAGCTCGCGACGGCGCTCGACCCGCTGCTGGCGTTCCTGAGCAAGACCGGCTCGCCGTTCCTTATCAACCCGTACCCTTACTTCGCGTACCTCAGCGACCCGCGGCCGGAGACGCTGGCCTTCTGCCTGTTCCAGCCcaacgccggccggccggacgcCGGGTCCGGGCTCACGTACACCAACATGTTCGACGCGCAGGTCGACGCCGTGCGCGCCGCGCTGGACGCCAAGGGGTACAAGGACGTGGAGATCGTGGTGGCCGAGACCGGGTGGCCGCACAAGGGCGACACCGACGAGGCCGGCGCCACGGCAGAGAACGCGCGCGCGTTCGTGTCGGGCCTCGTGTCCCACCTCAGCTCGCTGGCCGGCACGCCGCGGGCGCCCGGCAAGTCGGTGGAGACGTACATCTTTGCCCTGTACGACGAGGACCTCAAGCCCGGCAAGGCGTCGGAGCGCTACTTCGGGCTGTTCCAGACTAGCCTCACCGAGACGTACCCGACGGGGTTGCTCAGGAACGGCACGGCCGGACTGataccggcgccggcgccggcgccgacgacgacgtCCGCCCCGGCGCTAAAGCCAACGCCAGGGCAACAGCCACAG GTGACTCCAGGGCAGCAGGGCTCGACGGCGGCAGCTGGGCCTTCCGGCCTCTGCACGCCGGCGGGGCCAGGGACGGCTACGTCGAAAgggaccaccaccaccactgccTGCGCTCATCCTAATGCTGCTGAATCGTCTCGCACTTCCTCGATGCTCCCTATTATTGCTGGTTTTTGGTTCATAGCTTTGCAGATGTTTATATGA
- the LOC8063358 gene encoding uncharacterized protein LOC8063358, whose product MGVTLPEDALAEILRRLPPRSLATSRCVCKAWRAIVDSRRLLLPELLPHSVRGIFFMCRDINFPLFLSHPSTDPEMLGKLDFYRDPDLYGSASVLSHCNGLLLYEDIRGLHVANPATQRWAHLPPLPRFWGLFCHGAHLVFDPTESPHYEVFLVPENLFREDPDMERREQMTDEEWPPSTWVLCVFSSRTGKWEERAFVREGEAAGMASDKALQRHDERDSWPICSAYWNGVLFAQCNGGFTVMRISLSNNKHKVIKMPTGIGELEKVYLGRSKEELCCATINREKLRVWILDDSCGMMGWRLKHHIDIEYTISHVMWFIENEGPWNLQDISNNEDNGLQNLQDVNNNEDVNNNAPVKSKVEWDSDNDNIIDLESDDEVSFMGCNTVLGFHPYKDVIFLNFALERAVAYHLNTSVVQDLGKVRPDYYCGYAAELLSSFLYTPCLMAEFPEEG is encoded by the exons ATGGGCGTGACGCTGCCCGAGGACGCCCTCGCGGAAATCCTCCGCCGCCTCCCGCCGCGGAGCCTCGCCACCTCCCGGTGCGTGTGCAAGGCGTGGCGCGCCATCGTCGACAGCCGCCGGCTGCTGCTCCCGGAGCTCCTGCCGCACTCGGTGCGCGGCATCTTCTTCATGTGCCGTGACATCAATTTCCCGCTCTTCCTTTCTCACCCCTCCACGGATCCAGAGATGCTCGGCAAGCTTGACTTCTATCGTGATCCGGATCTCTACGGGTCTGCCTCCGTGTTGAGTCACTGTAATGGCCTCCTGCTTTACGAAGACATACGAGGGCTCCATGTGGCAAACCCCGCCACACAGCGGTGGGCACACTTGCCCCCGCTGCCGCGTTTCTGGGGGCTATTTTGCCACGGCGCGCACCTTGTGTTTGATCCCACCGAGTCACCGCACTATGAGGTCTTTCTCGTTCCTGAGAATTTGTtcagagaggacccagacatggAGCGGAGGGAGCAAATGACGGACGAGGAATGGCCACCATCGACATGGGTGTTGTGTGTTTTCTCATCACGGACGGGGAAGTGGGAGGAGAGAGCCTTTGTACGGGAAGGCGAGGCTGCAGGCATGGCATCGGACAAGGCATTGCAGCGGCATGATGAGCGTGACTCATGGCCGATCTGCAGCGCTTATTGGAATGGTGTGCTATTTGCGCAATGCAATGGTGGATTCACTGTTATGAG AATATCCTTGTCAAATAACAAGCATAAAGTGATTAAAATGCCAACTGGCATAGGAGAGTTGGAAAAAGTTTATCTCGGACGGTCAAAGGAAGAGTTATGTTGTGCTACAATTAATCGGGAAAAGCTTCGGGTTTGGATCCTTGACGATTCATGTGGTATGATGGGGTGGAGGTTGAAGCATCACATCGACATTGAGTATACTATCTCACATGTAATGTGGTTTATAGAAAATGAGGGACCTTGGAATTTGCAGGATATTAGCAATAATGAAGACAATGGTCTACAGAATTTACAAGATGTTAACAATAATGAAGATGTCAACAACAATGCACCTGTGAAGAGTAAAGTTGAATGGGATTCTGACAATGATAACATTATCGACCTTGAATCTGATGATGAAGTGAGCTTCATGGGATGCAATACTGTCCTTGGGTTTCATCCTTACAAAGACGTCATCTTCTTGAATTTTGCGCTTGAAAGGGCTGTGGCCTATCATCTGAATACCTCCGTGGTTCAGGATCTGGGTAAAGTAAGGCCAGATTATTACTGTGGTTATGCGGCAGAATTATTATCATCTTTCCTGTACACACCGTGTTTGATGGCAGAGTTCCCCGAGGAAGGCTAG